The following DNA comes from Musa acuminata AAA Group cultivar baxijiao chromosome BXJ1-4, Cavendish_Baxijiao_AAA, whole genome shotgun sequence.
AAATATAACGGACGAGTCATACGATTTCGCACGCAAACCCTAATTGATGGCCGATTCCGACCAAGAACAGAAGCGAGAAATAAAAGGGACCCAGATCAAGAGAATCAAGAAAGAGGAGAATAAAGACCGGGTTACCTGCATGCAGGTCTCGTCCCAGTCATGGCCGAAGCGGATGACGACCAGGCGCTCCTCCTCCGCCAGGATCGCCTGATCCACCGCCCACCCTGAGTGCAGGTGCGGCAAAAGGTACGACATCTCCCTCGCTCGccgtctatctctctctctctctgcgaaaACAGAACCAAACGAGCAGAGAAAGCagcatataaataaaataataatatttttaactttagaatcatctagcaatgaGGGAGAGCGTGGGCCCACCGAAGCTCCCAGACAATCGCAGCCGTCAGATATATCAATCTTGTCCGAATTAATGGCTATGATCGTCCATTCAATCTCCCAAACGTATCATTCGCTTTCTTGCTAATTGACGCCACCAATTAGTTCCTTTCGGGCCGCCAGATAGTCCAACGCTTTGGGGTCCACTTTAAATCCTCCAGTTACAATCCAGGTAGCAAAGAGAGGAAAACGATGAGATTGATGATGTTAATTTGTCACCGCCCGAGAGCTACGTGTCAATttctaattggattttaattatttttacatATCAAATGCCAGACAAAaatagataatatattttttaaataataataataatatagaagTCCCAAAATTTGCCTCTCTCATCGCCCTTCTCATcaattcctcttcctccaccctcTCATTGTCATAAGAAACTCCTCTCTTTCTACTTCGGAGGATTCTCCCTTATAACATGAGTGTCCTCCCCAATattcaataataatatcataatcTAAGACTCTCTCACCCTTATCACCACCATATGTCGATTACCTGCGTAGCTTTCTCCAGCGATGTAGAAGTCATGAGATTTGAACTGTGGGAACCTCTTGAACCAGTTGAGAAGAAATATGTAGGAGTCCTCAGCTACAAACAGTTGCATCGGACAAGAAGTTGATCTGAACATTTCATTGCGTAGATCAGAGGTCGTATTAGTGTAAGAAAACCCCACGCCAACTGGGGACTCGAGGAATAGCAAATTGGCCTCTGCAATTAAGACTTGATGTTCTTAGGTTCCATTTTACGAGTGTCAGTGAAGAAGAAGCATTTTCCTTTGTCATGAATGCTCGTTGACTTGTGTATCAGAAAAGGTCCGAGCTCCTCTGCCGCTCCATACCCAATGGAAGAACAACCAGGCCCTGCGACCAGAAAGAATTCCAGGAGAATACAGAACACTGTAACTCCATTACAGAGCAAAGGCATACCTCCATTAAGCCAAAGGAGAAGCGGCTTCTTCTTGGGGGCGTGGGTGGCCTCGAAGAACCAGTAGAAGAGCCCCCGACCGTGGCTCTCGTTGACGGTCACGTAGCCGGCGTAGTGGCTGAAGTTGACAGGGGCTGGCCGGGGAGCCGGACCACCCGGTCGGCCTGCTGTTGCTTCGACGCTTTATAGTCCACTTCGTCTGTGTCGGCGAGAGCAAAAGAGCGGCAcaagatgaagaagaaaaggaagaaagaaaacgaTGAAGTTGCAATGCAGCGAAGAGAACGTTGGAGCGCGAAGAAGACCGAGTGAACTCTCTTTGCTGCATGCGATAAGACCGGAGGAAGCAATACATAATTGATGGAAGATCCCGCGACGAGGGGAAGGCACGCAGAAGACAGCAGCACAACTGCAAAGTTGATGCCAATATATGAAAAGTGCATGGAAAGAGACACCCAAATCGATCCGCTCAATAAAGGACTGAAAAAGATCAAAAGACATCTCCtactataaaaaaaattcatgaatcactTTAATCCTTATAatttattcatatttaaaataatttatatatttataaaaatagttaatagacattaaaattttataactcataataaattatttaatataataatatatataatttaagtttaaaaaagatttaagatttattttagcCCATGTAGTTTTGATCGTAGATCATTTAAGCTATTAtggtttactcatgtctaaaatagtccgtacattttaaaaaattaatatataagtttctctcgtcaagtttgagttaacagacaTTATTGTTTACTTACAtgacatgctgactcataataaattattaatataatgacatatgcaatttaagtttaaaaaaaagttaAGATCCATTTTGTCGAAAAAGAGAAAACGACGGAGACTATAGTTACAGATAAAGGAAAAGAGATAAAGGCAAGAGAGGTCGGAGACAAAGATGAGAGAGAGGTGGGTGAAGATActcaggaggaggaagagggacaaGACGACCATAATGTACCTAACATTAGATTAATTGATGCACATCTACTTAAGGCAGGATCGAAAGCTCATAAACtcattgtcagtgtcagagaGGCTACGTACGTGTGATGCCCTACTAAGCAGCAGCGACTCGGTGTTATTGTTGGTGGTCGCTTCCACGATGACACctcatttttccattgatgaatgttaattttttaaaaactcaAATTACACATGCaactatattaatgatttattatcagTCAACGTACCACGTAGTAAATTCTAATGTCTATTAACTCGGACTTGACATGAGGGGTTTATTTATCACGTTTTTAAAAATATGagggttattttagatacgagaaAACTACAAGGATTTAAGAGATCCATGACCAAAATCATAAGAGTTAAAATGAATCttaattctaaaaaataaaattttattttaaagttattttttaCGAGGAATTAGATGCAatatgaaatgattttttttataaaataaaaatatatttaacgtTATGACACCACAAATATGGTACCAAATTAGTTGGACTTACACATCATTCTCTCCCATTAATTAAGAAGTTTCATTAGTCGGATTTAGTCCAAATGGTTACGGAAGTTGGCTTTGTTTGGGTTATTAAAGTCAACACGTAGAATAAGTTGGTGCAACAAAACCCAAAACTCGACTACAAACTTACACTTTGTGAAATACGATGCATGGAATCCATAAGAAATCGATAACAATAGCTCCGAATTGAAATTCAACTAAAAATAGGAAGTCGATGCCATGCAAACTTCTAAATTATTCTTTTAATcctcaaaataatttttaactGTCAAATCATCTTCCAACCCCCACCTCAACTATTTTGGGTGCTATCATTGATTTGGCGCACAAAAGGAAGTGGAGCTAATTCTCATGTTCGTTATCATCTTCACCTAACTCCAAAGATTTCATAAGCTTCTCCGCATGGGTTCTTcattaaaacaaaaaggaaatggtCTCTATCTGTGATAAAACACAATATGTTGCTTCACATGGCAGTTCAATTGCTGAAACATACAAGAAAGCCCTACTTTTTGACCTTGATGTTGATTCTCCAACCATCAACCAAAAGAAAGAACAATAATAACTCAAAACAAGTGACAATGGATTGCATACTCTTCTAATCATGGCTAATGGATGCTTTAGGTGAATAAAGTGACGATCTACATGTTGAGAAGAAGATAGTATACATGGTTGCTTAATCATCCAAGTAATTATCCAGTAGCGCAGGATGATCAACTTTGTTCGAATCATTCCTGAAGCTTTCTTTCTCGGTAGAGCAGCCAGTGTCACTCCTGTGACAGAAACAAGAAAAGAAGGCAGCCAAGGCAGGTGTGTTTGGCGACCATGCATCCTTAAGTCGCACCTAATTTCCACCCTCCACATCAGTCTCATCTCTCCGACCACCCTCACCTACCTCCATCCTCCACACTTGAGACCTCCTTCCCAGCTTCCCTTGCATCATGTACTAACCAAACCCAAGCATAAATCTGCTTAACATGAGACTGCCAAAGCTCCGCATGTTTGGCACTTTCAGCTCACCAAATCAAACAGCTCGTTACATCAAAACGAGACAGATTCTGTAAGAAATCTTCCCCCACCATGCAAAAGTTCTATATTAATGGCCGCTCTCTAACACTCCAACATCAGttgttgtctctctctctctctctctctctctctctctctctctctctcttttctaagCAGGTGGACACAATGAACTCCTGCAACGATACCACCATGTCGGACAGCCAAAGAGCTTCCTCTGGTATCAGTGGCTTCTTCTCGCTGTTGCCGGAGATCCAAACTTTTGAGCTGTTTCTGGCTGTGTCCATCTTCATAACCATTCACTCACTCAGGCAAGGGAAGCGTCAGGGCCTCGCGGTGTGGCCGGTGGTCGGCATGCTCCCGTCTCTGCTCCTCGGCATCCGCAACGACATGTACGAGTGGGTCACCGGCGTGATCGAGCGGCAGGGGGGCACGTTCACTTTCCGTGGCCCGTGGTTCACCAACCTCCACTGCGTCGTGACGGCCGACCCCCGCAACCTCGAGCACCTCCTCAAGACCAAGTTCTCCAGCTTCCCCAAGGGCGAGTACTTCCGCGGCACCGTGCGCGACTTCCTCGGCGACGGCATCTTCAGCGCCGACGACGAGACCTGGCGAAAGCAGCGCAAGACGGCGAGCCTGGAGTTCCACTCCGCCGAGTTCCGGGCCATGACCGCCCGGTCCCTCGTCGAGCTCGTCCACTCGAGGCTGCTCCCGGTGCTCGAGGCAGCCCACGACGGCCGCGCGCAGATCGACCTCCAGGACGTGCTCCTGAGGCTCACGTTCGACAACGTGTGCATGATCGCCTTCGGAATCGACCCGGGCTGCCTCCGTCCGGGCCAGCCGGAGATTCCGTTCGCCAAAGCCTTCGAGGACGCGACGGAGGCCACCATCATACGCTTCATCACGCCCACCGCCATCTGGAAAGCACTGCGCTACCTCGACCTCGGGAGCGAGAGATGGCTCAGGCGGTCGCTGAAGCGGGTCGACGAGTTCGCCTACGACGTCATAAGAACAAGGAAGAAGGAGCTATCGTTGGAGTCTGGCGACAAGAACAGTACGGCGAGAACCGACCTCCTGACCGTGTTCACTAGGCTCAAAGACGAGGACGGGAAAGGCTTCTCCGACAAGTTTCTGAGAGACGTCTGCGTCAACTTCATACTCGCCGGCCGCGACACCTCGTCGGTGGCGTTGGCCTGGTTCTTCTATCTTCTCGACAAACACCCGGAAGTAGAGGAGAAGATTCTTGGGGAAATCAACACGATAGTGAAGGAAAGAGGATCAAGAAATGACGGCGAGGGAGCAGAGGGCGAAGAACTAGTGTTCAGGCCAGAGGAGGTGAAGAAGATGGAGTATCTGCAAGCGGCGCTGTCAGAAGCTCTCAGACTGTATCCTTCGGTGCCAGTGGACCACAAGGAGGTACGAAATGCAGATCAATTTGGCTCTTCGGTTTCTTCTCTCGCCTCATGATTCGATTGCGATCCCTCAGGTTGTGGAGGACGAAGTGTTCCCAGATGGCACGGCACTGAAGAAGGGAACCAAGGTCGTGTACGCCATCTTCTCCATGGGAAGGATGGAAAGCATATGGGGGAAGGACTGCAGGGACTACAAACCAGAGAGGTGGCTAAAGGACGGCCGCTTCATGAGCGAGTCCGCGTACAAGTTCACGGCCTTCAACGGCGGTCCGAGGCTGTGCCTGGGGAAAGACTTCGCGTACTACCAGATGAAGTTTGTGGCAGCTTCGATCCTCCGCCGCTACCATGTGAGGGTTGCAGAGGGCCACCCGGTGGCGCCCAAGATGGCGCTGACCATGTACATGAAGTATGGATTGAAGGTCACACTCTGCAGAAGGGACGAGATGTGAGCCCTGAGAAGAAGTAGCG
Coding sequences within:
- the LOC103990236 gene encoding cytochrome P450 86B1 yields the protein MNSCNDTTMSDSQRASSGISGFFSLLPEIQTFELFLAVSIFITIHSLRQGKRQGLAVWPVVGMLPSLLLGIRNDMYEWVTGVIERQGGTFTFRGPWFTNLHCVVTADPRNLEHLLKTKFSSFPKGEYFRGTVRDFLGDGIFSADDETWRKQRKTASLEFHSAEFRAMTARSLVELVHSRLLPVLEAAHDGRAQIDLQDVLLRLTFDNVCMIAFGIDPGCLRPGQPEIPFAKAFEDATEATIIRFITPTAIWKALRYLDLGSERWLRRSLKRVDEFAYDVIRTRKKELSLESGDKNSTARTDLLTVFTRLKDEDGKGFSDKFLRDVCVNFILAGRDTSSVALAWFFYLLDKHPEVEEKILGEINTIVKERGSRNDGEGAEGEELVFRPEEVKKMEYLQAALSEALRLYPSVPVDHKEVVEDEVFPDGTALKKGTKVVYAIFSMGRMESIWGKDCRDYKPERWLKDGRFMSESAYKFTAFNGGPRLCLGKDFAYYQMKFVAASILRRYHVRVAEGHPVAPKMALTMYMKYGLKVTLCRRDEM